A DNA window from Salvelinus namaycush isolate Seneca chromosome 30, SaNama_1.0, whole genome shotgun sequence contains the following coding sequences:
- the LOC120025369 gene encoding disintegrin and metalloproteinase domain-containing protein 10-like isoform X1 — protein MNLIDMVLIQLLLLFNCIWNIKGQYGNPLNKYIRHYEGLSYDTEALHSNHQRAKRAVSHEDKVLQLDFHAHGRHFNLRMKRDTSLFSPDLTVEVSGVEAPYDPSHIYTGEIFGEKDTLTHGSVVGGRFEGFIQTHQGMYYVEPSERYLNDKDVPYHSVIYHEGDINYPHKYGSEGGCADHSVFERMKKYQASAMEEPLKDPSSVVEEEERSHGHGPVILRKKRAAQIEKNTCQLFIQTDHLFFKYYGTREAVIAQISSHVKAIDSIYQGTDFLGIRNISFMVKRIRINTTSDERDITNPFRFANIGVEKFLELNSEQNHDDYCLAYVFSDRDFDDGVLGLAWVGAPAGSSGGICEKSKLYSDGKKKSLNTGIITVQNYASHVPPKVSHITFAHEVGHNFGSPHDSGTECTPGESKAQEKKEQGNYIMYARATSGDKLNNNKFSICSVRNISQVLEKKRGNCFVESGQPICGNGLVEAGEQCDCGYSDQCKDECCYNANEADGNKCKLKPGKICSPSQGPCCTPTCNFKGSNDKCREESECAEQGMCNGGTAQCPTSEPKANFTACHGETQVCLNGGCSGSICEKYGLEVCTCASIEGTDETELCHVCCQERMKPDTCSSTGSEKWARFFSKKITTLQPGSPCNDFKGYCDVFMRCRLVDADGPLARLKKAIFNAELYENIAEWIVAHWWAVLLMGIALIMLMAGFIKICSVHTPSSNPKLPPPKPLPGTLKRRRQQQSNGQQPQQQRNQRQPRENYQLGQMRH, from the exons ACATTTcaatctgaggatgaagagggaCACCAGCCTGTTCTCTCCAGACCTCACGGTAGAGGTGTCAGGAGTGGAGGCGCCCTACGACCCCTCCCACATTTACACTGGAGAAATCTTCG GTGAGAAGGACACTCTGACCCACGGCTCGGTGGTGGGCGGCAGGTTTGAAGGCTTCATCCAGACCCACCAGGGCATGTACTACGTGGAGCCTTCGGAGAGGTACCTCAATGACAAAGACGTGCCCTACCACTCAGTCATCTACCACGAGGGGGACATCA atTACCCTCATAAGTATGGCTCAGAGGGAGGCTGTGCTGACCACTCAGTGTTTGAAAGGATGAAGAAGTACCAGGCCTCGGCTATGGAGGAGCCTCTCAAG GATCCCAGCAgtgtggtggaggaagaggagaggtccCATGGACATGGTCCGGTGATCCTGAGGAAGAAGAGAGCAGCTCAGATAGAGAAGAACACCTGCCAGCTCTTCATCCAGACTGACCACCTCTTCTTCAAGTACTACGGCACCAGAGAGGCTGTCATCGCACAG ATTTCCAGCCATGTAAAGGCCATTGACTCCATCTACCAGGGTACTGACTTCCTGGGCATCCGTAACATCAGCTTCATGGTCAAAAGGATCAGG ATTAACACGACCAGTGATGAGCGGGACATCACCAATCCATTCCGCTTCGCTAACATCGGGGTGGAGAAGTTCCTGGAGCTCAACTCAGAACAGAACCATGATGACTATTGCCTGGCCTACGTCTTCAGCGACAGGGACTTTGACGACGGGGTGCTGGGCCTGGCCTGGGTCGGAGCTcctgcag GGAGCTCTGGAGGTATCTGTGAGAAGAGTAAGTTGTACTCTGATGGGAAGAAGAAGTCTCTGAACACAGGCATCATCACGGTGCAGAACTACGCCTCCCATGTCCCCCCCAAGGTCTCCCACATCACCTTCGCACACGAGGTTGGACACAACTTTGGCTCTCCG CATGACTCTGGGACAGAGTGCACCCCAGGAGAGTCCAAGGCCCAGGAGAAGAAGGAGCAGGGGAACTACATCATGTACGCCCGGGCCACGTCAGGGGACAAGCTCAACAACAACAAGTTCTCCATCTGCAGCGTGAGGAACATCAGTCAGGTCCTGGAGAAGAAGAGGGGCAACTGCTTTGTGG agTCTGGCCAGCCCATCTGTGGTAATGGTCTGGTGGAGGCAGGGGAGCAGTGTGACTGTGGTTACAGTGACCAGTGTAAAGACGAGTGCTGCTACAACGCCAACGAGGCCGACGGCAACAAGTGCAAACTTAAGCCCGGCAAAATCTGCAG TCCCAGCCAGGGTCCGTGCTGTACACCGACGTGCAACTTCAAGGGCTCCAATGATAAGTGTAGGGAGGAGTCGGAGTGTGCTGAACAGGGCATGTGTAACGGAGGCACTGCCCAGTGCCCCACCTCTGAACCCAAAGCCAACTTCACCGCCTGCCATGGAGAGACACAAGTCTGCCTCAACGGG GGCTGCTCTGGCTCCATCTGTGAGAAGTATGGTCTGGAGGTGTGTACCTGTGCCAGTATTGAGGGAACAGACGAGACTGAGCTGTGCCACGTCTGCTGTCAGGAGAGAA TGAAACCTGACACCTGCAGCAGCACGGGCTCCGAGAAGTGGGCACGCTTCTTCAGCAAGAAGATCACCACGCTGCAGCCAGGCTCCCCCTGCAATGACTTCAAGGGTTACTGCGACGTGTTCATGAGGTGCCGGCTGGTGGACGCAGACGGCCCCCTGGCCAGGCTAAAGAAAGCCATCTTCAACGCAGAGCTCTACGAGAACATTGCGGAGTGGATAGTG GCTCACTGGTGGGCAGTGTTGCTGATGGGCATTGCTCTCATCATGCTGATGGCTGGTTTCATCAAGATTTGCAGTGTTCACACACCCAGCAGCAACCCCAAACTGCccccacccaagccactgccag GCacgttgaagaggaggagacagcagCAATCGAATGGCCAGCAGCCCCAGCAGCAGCGCAACCAACGCCAGCCCAGAGAGAACTATCAGTTGGGTCAGATGAGACATTAA